The genomic region attttttgcaAGGGTGGGGGAGTGACAAGATGGAGATGCaccccctgtcagtcatctagtgtagatatatatataaatcataGGTTTCACCTTGTGAAATATGCTCTTGAGAAGAAGAACCAGTAGCATTAGAAGTGCCAAGTAACACGGCTCCTTGTGGCTACCTGAACCCAAACCCACATTTTACCATCAAGACATGAATTGTGCTCATTTTTTTCATTGTGGTTGTAAATGGTAGGCTTACTACTTTTTAACTTCCTCTATGCTTTTGTTTAGGTCACCCTTTCTGGCCTAGTACCGTTGGGCCGGGGCAGCGGCAGACCAGACagtattatgtattattattttactcTCAGTCTTCCCTCTCATCAGGTATCCCAGTGTTTGCCACAGTCCTGGCAGCTGGCCTCTGTCATGTAGAGGTATGAGCTCATGGCCTCCCTCAGCCCCTTGCTCACCAGCGAGTCCTCTGAATCCACTCTGCCCTTACTGAAGATCAATGAGCTGGGAAGACAAGAGGCAGGCACAGGGAATGTGATATACCTACCACCAGTATATGCATCATCTTACAATGTGAATTACAATGCAGTTAATTGCATAGATATAGCATGACACATCATATCATATTGACAAATAGTCAAATAAGTAGTGTGTAGGTCACTTGGGACACAAAATATGGTAGATGGAGGACTTAGGAATGTGCCCCACCTGTCTACGTCCTTCCAGTTGAGGGTGGGCCTCCTGATAGCTTTGGGGTACGGTCTAGTCATAGTAGTATTGTTTGAGCCTTGGATGATGCAAGGCTCCCTCAGTAAACAGCACAACCCATCTGCTGACTCTGTGGATAGACATGTTTCCAAATGTTTAGAACATTCTCTACccaaacaacacattacagtagTACCATACTGTCCACTCTCTTTGCATACCAGAGTAAGAACTGTGCTGTAATAATAATGCATTTGAGCCCGTCGATGGGCTTGTACCCACCAGAGTAGTGTTCCACCAATTGGCCCAGGGTGTAGAAGGTGAGGCTGGGGGAGATGTAGAACCAGCCGTTTTGGAGGCGACGGATGCGGTAGTGTTTCACTGTGCCCATGTACGAGGAGTCGGTCCTCCCAAGGACCGAGAGCGAATAGGTGTCTGTGACCAAAAGTAACACAAGACTCTTGTCACGCCACAGCAATGAAACAGTGCACAAGTCCTAGGCTAGTTGTTGTGCTTATAgcaaacttaaaaaaaaaaaacttgacatAACATTCAGTAAAATGAATTTAATTAAACGAGCCCTAAGCCATGAACATGGACTCACCTGTGTTTGTCTGACTCTGTCGTATCAGGAAAGCCCCTGTGTAATTGTGTGGCATCAACAGCAGCTCCTCTGCATTTAACCTGCTGATGCCATTATACTGCCACCTGATTAAAGATGGATGAGAAATATCAAATATTCACTATCAGAAGACAAATAAGATAGTACATTATATTTTTCAATCCTCTCCACCCTGCGAGGAAACTCCACTGGAACTACTGGTGCCATCATCCCCCACTGGGGGAGGAGTGACATAATTAGGACATTGATGATGTCATTCAGAGCGAGAGAACATCTACAGTATTGCTCTTTCAAATTGACGCATTCCAATTCCCACCCTCTAATGACATTCACTGATGTGTAAACAGCTGTGACAGTCAGAAGTAAAACTTGAGAATAAGTAGTAGGTATCTTACCTGTTTATTACTTTGGCAGTGTAGTGGCTGGGGATGTAACTCTCATTGCCTGTTGTTGTGGATCGCACCATCCAAAAATCCCCATCACTGCAAATAAAGAGgtcagtcagtgcattcaactaaacTATCACAAACTACCACATACAGTAGGGTCAGAAATGATTGACGTCATTGATAAAGATGACCAAAAaggactgtataaaataaataaatactgagctatattgtatactCCAAAAAgttgggaaattatattattttatactaatacaattgctcttGTTCAACAAGTAATACATCAttttctcaaaaaggtagggttaaaaatgattgacacccctgtttttAATACCTTTAGAGGATAACAGTACTGAGACCTTTTCTAAAATATTTTATGAGCAGGAGAACACATTGGAAgcaattttggaccattcctccatacagaatctttccagattcTTGATATCCTTAATCTGTGTTTATGGaatgccctcttcaattcaaatctcttcaattcaaaccacgggttttcaatgggtttcaagtccagagactgagatggccattggaaaatgttgattttgtggccaattaacACATTCTTTGTGGATTTTCATGTATTTTTGGGGCTATTGTTTTGCTGGAAGACCCACTTGCAGTATCAGCCTCCTGGCAGATGCAACCAGGGTTCGGGCTAAaatgtactgggtaaagttcatgatgccgttgaccttaacaaggtccccaggaccagtggaagcaaaatagcctcataacattaaagatccaccaccatatttcacaGTAGGTACGGGGCTATTTTCTGCTTATGCATTCTCATTTCGACACAAACAGAACCcactctgagcaattgtattattctaaaataatataatttcaatTTTTTTGTTGCATAAAATATCAATCCTTATTTGAATACTTTATTTGATGCAGTCATTTttactcatctttatcaagggtgtcaatcatttcagacACCACTGTATATGTACAGCTCCATGCGTGTATGCCACTTACTCTGATAACACAGTGAGCCTCTCCCCCATGCGGATGCTGGATTCCAA from Oncorhynchus kisutch isolate 150728-3 linkage group LG5, Okis_V2, whole genome shotgun sequence harbors:
- the LOC109890183 gene encoding src-like-adapter 2, with protein sequence MGNCPVKIRSSMPTLENPTEPAMSDNNRPMVVSLYDFPSQDPLESSIRMGERLTVLSDDGDFWMVRSTTTGNESYIPSHYTAKVINRWQYNGISRLNAEELLLMPHNYTGAFLIRQSQTNTDTYSLSVLGRTDSSYMGTVKHYRIRRLQNGWFYISPSLTFYTLGQLVEHYSESADGLCCLLREPCIIQGSNNTTMTRPYPKAIRRPTLNWKDVDSSLIFSKGRVDSEDSLVSKGLREAMSSYLYMTEASCQDCGKHWDT